From Chryseotalea sp. WA131a:
AGAATATGGAGAACATGATCAAAGTGAACATCATCGACCGCGAAGGTCAAACCCATGCGCTGGATGCCCCCACCGACATGAACATGAACATCATGGAAATCTGTAAATCATACGAATTGCCTGTGGAAGGAACGTGTGGGGGAATGGCTTTGTGCGCTTCCTGCCAAGTGTATTTAGAATCTGATCATGAGTTGCCTGAGCAAAGCGATGCCGAGCTTGCCATGCTCGATCAAGCCTTTCACGTAAAAGATAATAGCCGGTTGGGTTGCCAGATTCGACTTACCGAAGAAATCGATGGAATTACATTACGGCTTGCACCAAGATAATTCTTTCACCGAGATGGGAGGAAAACAAAAAAATCCACTTACGCGGATTTTTTTGTGGAGAATATCGGATTCGAACCGATGACCTCTTCCATGCCATGGAAGCGCTCTAGCCAGCTGAGCTAATCCCCCAATTGAGGTGCAAATATATTTTAAAATCCAATGCGTCCAAATTGAACTAGGCCATTACCGTCACCATTTTTAGGGCGTATGCAGCCAAGGCGTTATCACCTGATATGCTCACTTCTTTCAATGCCTCTTCAGGGGTGATTCCTTTTGTAAAAATTTTCCACGCATCGGTGCCGCCAATTTCAATCTGAGCTTTGGGTGAATCAGAAAGGGGACAGTGCCTCCAATGTTGTTGCAAAAATTGAATCGACCATTTACCTCCTCCCTCTCCAGTAATGCTTACTTGTACTACATCATTTTCTTCAACACACACCGATTGATACGCATGGGGCAATGCCATCATAAATGTTTGCAAAACCGGGTGATAAAGTTCTGATGAAAGAAGGCCATTTGCTCCCACTGCTTCGCGTATTTGCATTTGATGATGCCATTTCTCAGTGTATTCTCGGGCAATATGAAACCAATTTTTTGAAACTTCCTCACCAGCCCATGCAACCGAAAAAGTCGCTGGAGCCATTGGGTCAAGTTGTTTTAAGTACTCATAATATTCTTTTCCTGATGACTCAAGTTCCTCAATTAGCACCTTGGGGCTAATACGTTTGGCGGCTTTTACCCAACTCTCGTTTAAGTCATTCAAAAAACTTACAATGCCTGGAAAAGATGTATCAGCAAGATGTTCGCCAAAGTAGCCATCACGCAACATTGAAAGTGTGCGGAGGTTGCCATCCCACAAATGGGCTGCAACATCTTTTACACACCATCTCCTTGCCAGCGTAGGCTTCGCCCAATCTTCGGGTTTCAGCGATCGTAGCAAATCAATCAAGGCCGCATCGAGTGTTGGAAAAAGATAAATTGTTTCAATGGGGACCATATTCCAAAGAAAAGAACAGAATCACCTAAATGCAACACTAATTGGGCCGCTGAGTAGGAAAAATATTCACGGTCAAAAGTTCGGTGAACCTCACGATCGATACATCAATCATGGACAGGATCTCTTTTTTCGTCAGTTCTTTGAAAAGTTGATTGAGCGTATTCACCGGTTTGTTGTTGAACGATACAATCAAATCACCTTCTTTTATTTGCGATCTTGAGGCTGGCGAATCTTTTTCAATCCCTACCACAAACAACGCCTTTTCGTTTGGCAAATGGTAATGCCTCTTAATTTTGTTATTGATCGGCACTTCTTGCAACTGAAATCCCAAATACGCCTTAAAGACTTTTCCCGATTGTATCAACTGGCTCGCCACTTCTTTGGCCGTATTAATGTCTACCGAAAAACTCAACCCATTTGCCCCTTGAATAATGGCGGTGTTTACACCCACTACTTCCCCATCGGTAGAAATCAATGGCCCACCCGAATTGCCAGGGTTAAGGGCCGCATCGGACTGAATCACATTATCGACCAACATTCCATTTTGTGAGCGAAGCGTTCTGCCCAGAGCACTCACTACTCCAGTAGTTACAGTGTGTTGATATCCCAGCGGATTCCCAATAGCAATCACAAACTGACCGATTTGGAGCTGAGAGGCATCGCCAAGCTTCGAAACGGAGTAGCCATCCGTAAATATTTTCAACACCGCCAAGTCGGTATCCGGATCTTGGCCGATCAGCGTGGCTTCTATTTCGTTTTCGTTCAGAAGCGAGACCATGATTTTGTCCGCCTTATTCACCACATGGCAATTGGTGAATATCAACCCATCTGATGAAAACACAAATCCAGAGCCCGATCCTGCCCGAGCAAGTTTGCCTTTGTCCTTTTTATACACATCAATCTTCACCACCGCATTCTTTACAAGAGCAACAGCATCAATGATCATCTGCGAAAATGTATCCATATCAAAAATTTCCTCACCTTGCCCAAAAACTATTCCCTAGGCCAATTCGGTAAAAATGTCTTTTGCCACCTGTCAAAGTGTAGGTAATAATATTGCTTGATTTTGTTATTTTCGTAATTTTAAAGAACATACTGTCTATATGGCTAAACTGAAGAACATTGTAAAGCAACTTTCGGAAAAGGATTTCAAGGAGATTCATGACTCCCTGATGGAGGGAAATGCAGAGAAATCGGCCTATTTGCTGAAGGCACTACGCGAACGCCAGCTTTCGGATAGTAAGATCATGGTTGAGTTGGAAGTAAACGCCAACGCTTACTATACGCTACGTTCGCGATTAAACCAAAAGATAGAAGAGCATCTGTTGCAGCAGATGGAAAGCCCGCGCACAGATATTTTGCGCAAAGTGGCTAACCTAAACGAAGTTTTGTTCACCAAAAAGCGAACCATCTCCATTACCACACTTAAAAAACTTGAAAAAGAATTATTGGATTATGATTTGGCCAGCGAACTGACGGTAGTGTACAAATCACTGAAGAAGTTACACGCTCACTCGCCAGATTATTTCACTTACTCTCAACTCTACAACCGCCATGTGGCCTATATGTTGGCCGTTGATAAAGCAGAAGATTTGCTAGCCGATTACTTTAAAAAGTACGGTAACTATTATCTGACAGGCGATGCCACCGAAAAACTTGGCCTCACTTTGTTGATGAAAGAAATGCAGAACGTGGCCAAGTTGTACAAATCGCACCGGCTTTACATTTACCAAAGCTGCATGGGTATTTTTCATAAGTTGTTTGTAGAACCCGATGACAACCTGCAACAAGATGGCGAATCAATTGAAGATATTTTTGCGCACGTACAAAAAATATTTGACACTTATAATCTAGATCCACTTTACTTCCACTTGAATTTAGTGTTTGAATTTTTGCATTTGGAATACTACAATCACTACAAAGTATACCGGCAAGCCGAAAAGTATTATGAAGAAGTAAACGATGCTGCCGGCAGTTTGCTGGTGAACTATCCTACCTACACTTTCCCCGCTCAGTTTTTTGTTTCACGATTGGAAAGAAGTTTACGATTGGGGACGGGAAAAGAACTGATGGCCGATAACGAAAGAGTGTTTGCGGATATTGAGCCCGATCAACAAGATGTGCCCAAGCATTTGATCATTACTATTTATAGGGCGATGAGCTTCTATTGTTCTGATAAATACGAAGAAGCCGCCAAACTCATCAATCATTTGCTCAACGAAGTGAGTTTAAAAAAATATCCATTCTTGCAAATGGAAGTGAAGACTCTATTGGCTTTGTTGTATTGCTTGATGCATGAATTTGATTTGTTTAATCAACATTCTAACAGCATTCAGCGGCAAATACGCTTGTTTGGTAAAGATGAGTGCGAAAATATATTGCACTTTTTGAAAATATTAAAGATTGCCACCAGCGAAGCAAAGAAGGATAAACCAAAAAAGATTGCGGCCATTATACCGAAATACAAAGAAATAAAGGTGAACTACTTCTCCCCCACTTCCTTCATTAAAATGGATGAACAGTTTATAAAGAAACTGGTGGCCTTGGAATCCGATTAAGTAGAAATAGAATCGAAGCTTTGGTGGTAGAAGTAAACCGTTGTAACTATGTCTATACCTCCAACTTGATAATGCTATCGTGCGAAAGTGGCTTGTTCAAATACAATTTTACGTTTGGATATTTCTTTGATCGGCTAAAGTCTTGCGGATTGATGGAAGAAGTTAGCATTACAATACGGCTCTTCTTTTTGGTGAGCTTGGTCAATTTTTCAAACTCATCCAAAAATTGAAAGCCATCCATCAAGGGCATATCAATATCCAAAAATATGATGTCAGGTAGCACTTTATCTGCTACATCCATCTTTTCCATGTTCTTTAAAAACTCAATGGCACTTTTTGCTCCCGTATGGGTATAAATATTCTCGGCAACAGCTGCCGCCTCAATCATTTTTTGGTTAATGAGGTTGTCGATTTCATTATCATCGATCAACATTACGGTTTTGTATTTTTTAGCAGACATACCTTTTGATTAGAAGGTTCAAAGTAACTCTATTGATTTAGTTTTCCAAGGAAATTTAAATATCAAACTTTATTCCCTGTGCCAAC
This genomic window contains:
- a CDS encoding 2Fe-2S iron-sulfur cluster binding domain-containing protein gives rise to the protein MENMIKVNIIDREGQTHALDAPTDMNMNIMEICKSYELPVEGTCGGMALCASCQVYLESDHELPEQSDAELAMLDQAFHVKDNSRLGCQIRLTEEIDGITLRLAPR
- a CDS encoding maleylpyruvate isomerase N-terminal domain-containing protein, whose protein sequence is MVPIETIYLFPTLDAALIDLLRSLKPEDWAKPTLARRWCVKDVAAHLWDGNLRTLSMLRDGYFGEHLADTSFPGIVSFLNDLNESWVKAAKRISPKVLIEELESSGKEYYEYLKQLDPMAPATFSVAWAGEEVSKNWFHIAREYTEKWHHQMQIREAVGANGLLSSELYHPVLQTFMMALPHAYQSVCVEENDVVQVSITGEGGGKWSIQFLQQHWRHCPLSDSPKAQIEIGGTDAWKIFTKGITPEEALKEVSISGDNALAAYALKMVTVMA
- a CDS encoding trypsin-like peptidase domain-containing protein, with the translated sequence MDTFSQMIIDAVALVKNAVVKIDVYKKDKGKLARAGSGSGFVFSSDGLIFTNCHVVNKADKIMVSLLNENEIEATLIGQDPDTDLAVLKIFTDGYSVSKLGDASQLQIGQFVIAIGNPLGYQHTVTTGVVSALGRTLRSQNGMLVDNVIQSDAALNPGNSGGPLISTDGEVVGVNTAIIQGANGLSFSVDINTAKEVASQLIQSGKVFKAYLGFQLQEVPINNKIKRHYHLPNEKALFVVGIEKDSPASRSQIKEGDLIVSFNNKPVNTLNQLFKELTKKEILSMIDVSIVRFTELLTVNIFPTQRPN
- a CDS encoding response regulator, which produces MSAKKYKTVMLIDDNEIDNLINQKMIEAAAVAENIYTHTGAKSAIEFLKNMEKMDVADKVLPDIIFLDIDMPLMDGFQFLDEFEKLTKLTKKKSRIVMLTSSINPQDFSRSKKYPNVKLYLNKPLSHDSIIKLEV